The stretch of DNA gggaaggggggaggcagGGGAGGTTTAGCCTCGGCGCCGCCACCAAGGAGGGAATGGCGTCCGGGACGCCATCGACGCCGTGACCGCCACCGGCGGCCAAGGGTTTCCCCCGGCCAAGCGTCCTGCCTCCACCACCGAACCAGCCACAACATCAGCAGGCGCGTGTACGCTGGAGATCCAGGCCGGCCGGAGGTCATGCATCACGAGCAGGCCAGGATCGCCTCCGATCTGACGAGGGGAGCCCGAGGCCTCCCCGCGCCATGACCTGCGCCCACCGGGACCTCGCTGCCCGCGCAGCCGAGGGGATCCAGCCTACCTCACCGACGAGCACTCCCCGCCGCCGGAGGAGCGCCGTCCGCACCAACGAGGCCGCCGCCTCAGATCCGGACCCTCACCACCGAAAGGGAGCGGTctcgccccgccgccaccatccCGGGAGACGGCGCCGGCTTCGCCGACCATTCCTCCGGTGGCGGCGAGGTGGGGAGGGAGGTGGGAAGGGTGTAAGGCGCCGGATCTGGGTTCCCCCGTCGCCGCCAGGGAGGGCGACGCGGGAGACGCGGGGGCTTCCTTATCCTTTAGCGGTGATTAGTAGTAGTACTCGTTAAAAGAGATCTTCATTGCATGCAATAATTAAGAAATAAACATTAAAGTCTCTCGTTTTTCCttcctccttggtcacggtgcagaacctaagatgacttactcacTTAGACGGATggagtaataataataataatagagCAGTTTTAACATGGTTCCTCTTACCCCCTCTTTTCATATGAGAGGTAAGAGTATAAATAGATCTTAGCCGTTGATCTCATCAATGAATGGCTTGATTGACTCTTACCTTCTTACCTCATATGTAAAAAAAGGAGGTAAGAGGGACCATGTTAAAATTTgccataataataataataataataataataataatagacCGGATGCATTTTGGGGTGTTTCATAAAAAAGAAGGGATAAGCTGAATATAAACATGGCGTTGACTTTAGATGTCGCTTCTCAGGTTATATCTGCAGTGGGACGGTGTCCAGTTTCCAAGGAAGACCGAGCAAATCTGAGTTGTGATTTCATACTGCTAGCAACAATCAATGGGCACACGTGGGGTCCCTGGGTGCATCACCTCTCAGCTCGACCAAGCCGATTCCAGTCGGAATTTCTTCTCCACCAAGTTCCTTCAGAGCAAGGCAACATGGCCGCACTCTTCTCACACTACGCTTGAAGAAACCTTAAACAAATAAATGGGCACGATCCAAGGACTACCGCAACCAGGCGACACCTCTATATAACCTGAGGCCCACCACCGTACATTACCCAGCTCCAGTAAATGTCCACTTGAATCAGATCCTACTGCTAGCATAGCAGCACACTTTTCTCCTGAGAATGCTCTTTGAGAGAAGCATGGCGGTTCTTGGAGGAGTGACGCCGGCCTCGTTGCCATGGGGCTTCCTGGTGTGCGGCCTCCTGTGCCTCGCGCTGCTGCGGCAGGCCGGCAAGCTGCTGGACATGCTGTGGCTGCGGCCGCGGCGGCTGGAGCGCGAGCTCAGAGCGCAGGGCCTCCGCGGCACGCCCTACCGCTTCCCCGTCGGCGACCTCAAGGAGCACGGCCGGCTGAGCAAGGAGGCCTGGGCGAGGCCCTTGCCGCTGGGGTGCCACGACATCTCCGCCCATGTCGCGCCTTTCCTCTACAACGCCGTTCAGGAACACGGGAGGACGTGCTTCTCTTGGGTCGGCCCGATCCCCAAGGTCACCATCAGCGACCCCGACCTCGCCAAGGACGTCATGTCCAACAAGTTCGGCCACTTCGAGAAGACCAAGCTTCCGGCGCTGTCGAAGCTGCTGGCCGAAGGCCTCGCCAGCATCGACGGCGAGAAGTGGGCCAAGCATCGGCGCATCCTCAACCCGGCGTTCCAGCTCGAGAAGGTCAAGGTACGTCAGGGTACGCTAATATGTTTCGTATATTATTATCATGTACTCTCTCCGTCTAAAAATAAGTGTCTCAAACTTAGTACAACTTGTTTTGGAACAAAGGGAGTATGAAACATTTAAACGTCATACTAGTTTTTGGTTTGAAAGGATTTGAAAGGTGATATACAGTGTACATACAATTGATCTTTGATCTTTGGAATGCGCATGTGATTCTGCAGCGTATGTTGCCGGCGTTTTCTTCATGCTGCGAAGACATTGTTAGCAGATGGAGGACGTCCCTAGGCTCGAAGGGTTCATGCGAGCTGGACGTTTGGCCGGAGCTCAAGAACCTGACGGGGGATGTTATTTCTCGCACCGCATTCAGCAGCAGCTACCTCGAGGGGAGGAAGATCTTTCAGCTACAGGAGGAGCAAGCTGAGCGCCTCATAACGAACATTCGGGGGCTTCTCATTCCCGGCTACTTGTTAGTACCACCAGTACTATTTAAGCTTTACTAGCACTTACTGATTTCTTTTTTCAGTAAGTTCCATCTTCGTCTATACTGAACATGTAACGGGATTGTCATCTTCAGGTTCTTGCCAACCAGAAACAACAGAAGGATGCATCAAATCAACAAGGAGATCGAATCGATTCTGAAAAATCTTGTTGGTAAAAGAATCCAAGCAATGAAACAAGGCGAGAGCACCACGGACGACTTGCTTGGCTTATTG from Triticum urartu cultivar G1812 chromosome 3, Tu2.1, whole genome shotgun sequence encodes:
- the LOC125548396 gene encoding cytochrome P450 72A15-like, whose amino-acid sequence is MLFERSMAVLGGVTPASLPWGFLVCGLLCLALLRQAGKLLDMLWLRPRRLERELRAQGLRGTPYRFPVGDLKEHGRLSKEAWARPLPLGCHDISAHVAPFLYNAVQEHGRTCFSWVGPIPKVTISDPDLAKDVMSNKFGHFEKTKLPALSKLLAEGLASIDGEKWAKHRRILNPAFQLEKVKRMLPAFSSCCEDIVSRWRTSLGSKGSCELDVWPELKNLTGDVISRTAFSSSYLEGRKIFQLQEEQAERLITNIRGLLIPGYLFLPTRNNRRMHQINKEIESILKNLVGKRIQAMKQGESTTDDLLGLLLESNMRQTDEHGRSSLGMTIEDVIEECKLFYFAGMETTSVLLTWTMILLSMHPEWQDRAREEIMGLFGRNKPEYEGLSRLKTVTMILYEVLRLYPPATLFSRNTYKEMEIGGITYPAGVMVELPVMFIHHDQHIWGSNVHEFKPDRFADGVSKASNDSGAFLPFGWGPRICIGQNFALLEAKMAMCMIIQSFEFELAPSYSHAPYTVITLQPMHGAQINLRAI